One window from the genome of Natator depressus isolate rNatDep1 chromosome 27, rNatDep2.hap1, whole genome shotgun sequence encodes:
- the HCRT gene encoding LOW QUALITY PROTEIN: hypocretin neuropeptide precursor (The sequence of the model RefSeq protein was modified relative to this genomic sequence to represent the inferred CDS: deleted 1 base in 1 codon), whose product MAVLPLAWRSNNPNLGFPSPAPPRQQIFQCPPVVSACRAWCSGGSEVHRAMDMCGHASASDSSGTDAARLPGALCWGKLHRPSCLLLLALLCSLAAARESVPVCCRQKTCPCRVYDLLHSPGKHAAGILTMGKRKSGSRAFQSQLYDLLHGPGKHAAGILTMGKRAELAPEQPAPACRAASPGPSGTDTLLPPATCATKSVPTNTRECLASKGKGQCGGAARSFS is encoded by the exons ATGGCGGTGCTGCCCCTGGCTTGGAGAAGTAATAACCCAAATCTGGGGTTTCCATCACCAGCGCCCCCTCGACAACAGATATTCCAGTGTCCCCCCGTGGTCTCTGCCTGCAGGGCCTGGTGCTCCGGGGGCTCGGAGGTGCACCGTGCCATGGACATGTGCGGCCACGCCAGCGCCTCTGACTCGTCAGGGACGGACGCGGCTCGGCTGCCGGGCGCCCTTTGTTGGGGCAAG CTCCACAGGCcctcctgcctcctgctcctggcACTGCTCTGCTCGCTGGCTGCGGCCCGGGAGAGTGTGCCCGTCTGCTGCCGCCAGAAGACCTGCCCATGCCGCGTCTACGACCTGCTGCACAGCCCGGGCAAGCACGCCGCTGGCATCCTCACCATGGGCAAGAGGAAGAGCGGCTCGCGGGCCTTCCAGAGCCAGCTCTATGACCTGCTGCATGGCCCGGGCAAGCACGCCGCCGGCATCCTCACCATGGGCAAGCGGGCAGAGCTGGCGCCAGAGCAGCCAGCCCCGGCCTGCCGGGCCGCCTCCCCCGGCCCCTCCGGCACCGACACCCTGCTGCCTCCAGCCACGTGTGCCACCAAGTCTGTCCCCACCAACACCAGGGAGTGCCTG GCCAGCAAGGGCAAGGGCCAGTGCGGGGGGGCTGCAAGGAGCTTTTCCTGA